Proteins encoded together in one Marinobacter sp. Arc7-DN-1 window:
- a CDS encoding sigma-54-dependent Fis family transcriptional regulator: MRKNEYSDYRSVIADSWNRCIAWGLDHEHEPAPLESEAGRLEEIQRLYGELLSVTEAEVLPYYRNVLANSRCLILLADQHATVLNSWGDERITETRLKPWLQTGANWQERNCGTNAIGTAIAIGAPVQIKRNEHFLKANRSIIGSAAPIFDAHKKITGVLSVFSDAYLPQAHTLGMVRLLSQSVENRLISRQFGPDHFQITVNTTADNFDSPWSGILACDDSGRIIASNQRADQLLGMPTVDARLDELFTTHRNHILGHPEQETLQLTTRSRVRLSARLKRPSVTRRNPERADPAGTRGTGQDLRLPGIDNLEHGDSVVKRCATQSLKVLERGVPVLITGETGVGKEVLVKALHQASHRKDQPLVAVNCAAIPPELVESELFGYEAGAFTGARAQGSLGFIRKAHKGILFLDEIGEMPLSAQSRLLRVLQERVVTPVGSTESVPVDILLVTATNRPLNSRIDSGHFRPDLYYRINGLCVELPSLRNRADRRLLIQNIYGRHRDQGQAEELSPKVLSALENHPWPGNIRQLVNVLRVAIAIADGEDIQIWHLPGDFLAEFDLAVNNEASMEGLAPAEPTNSDTEVTDTFARTLQVYHKYTGNISRAARELAISRNTLYKRLRELGVR, from the coding sequence ATGAGAAAAAACGAATACTCCGATTATCGGAGCGTGATTGCCGATTCCTGGAACCGTTGCATCGCCTGGGGCCTTGATCATGAACACGAGCCAGCCCCTCTTGAGTCAGAGGCCGGCCGGCTGGAGGAAATACAACGCCTGTACGGCGAGTTACTGTCAGTGACCGAGGCAGAGGTACTTCCCTACTACCGGAATGTGCTCGCAAACAGTCGCTGTCTGATTCTGCTTGCTGATCAACATGCCACCGTTCTGAACAGCTGGGGCGATGAACGCATCACCGAGACACGCCTCAAGCCCTGGCTCCAGACGGGCGCCAACTGGCAGGAACGGAACTGCGGAACAAACGCCATCGGGACAGCGATTGCCATCGGCGCGCCGGTTCAGATAAAGCGCAATGAACATTTCCTTAAAGCTAACCGCAGCATCATCGGCTCCGCCGCCCCGATTTTTGACGCCCATAAGAAAATTACCGGAGTTTTGAGTGTCTTCAGCGACGCTTACCTGCCCCAGGCTCATACTCTGGGCATGGTGCGGCTGCTTTCACAGTCGGTGGAAAATCGGCTTATCAGTCGCCAGTTTGGCCCGGATCACTTCCAGATAACGGTCAATACCACCGCGGACAATTTTGACAGCCCCTGGTCTGGCATCCTTGCCTGTGACGACTCCGGCCGGATTATTGCCAGCAACCAGAGGGCGGACCAGTTGCTGGGAATGCCGACCGTTGATGCGCGCCTTGATGAACTGTTCACCACCCATCGAAACCATATTCTTGGCCATCCCGAACAGGAGACGCTGCAACTGACAACGCGGAGCAGGGTTCGGCTAAGCGCGCGGCTAAAGCGCCCGTCTGTGACAAGACGGAATCCTGAGCGGGCAGACCCTGCCGGGACCAGGGGTACCGGACAAGACCTCCGCCTGCCGGGTATAGACAACCTGGAGCACGGGGATTCGGTGGTGAAACGGTGCGCGACCCAGAGCCTCAAGGTGCTTGAGCGGGGCGTACCAGTGCTGATCACCGGCGAAACCGGGGTCGGGAAAGAGGTCCTTGTTAAGGCACTGCACCAGGCATCGCATCGAAAAGACCAGCCCCTGGTTGCCGTGAACTGCGCAGCCATTCCACCGGAGCTGGTGGAGTCGGAGCTGTTCGGTTACGAAGCAGGTGCTTTTACCGGAGCCCGGGCCCAGGGCTCCCTGGGCTTCATTCGAAAGGCCCACAAGGGCATTCTGTTTCTCGATGAAATTGGTGAAATGCCCCTGTCAGCGCAGTCCCGTCTGCTGCGGGTACTCCAGGAACGGGTTGTCACGCCTGTCGGCTCTACAGAGAGCGTTCCGGTCGATATCCTGCTGGTGACCGCGACCAATCGCCCTCTCAACTCACGCATCGACAGCGGCCATTTCCGGCCAGATCTCTACTACCGTATCAACGGACTGTGTGTAGAGCTCCCGTCGCTCCGAAATCGGGCCGATCGACGGCTTCTGATACAAAATATCTATGGCCGGCACAGAGACCAGGGCCAGGCTGAAGAGCTATCGCCGAAAGTGCTGTCTGCCCTTGAAAACCATCCATGGCCGGGCAATATCCGGCAGCTGGTGAACGTGCTGAGAGTGGCCATCGCTATCGCCGATGGTGAAGACATACAGATTTGGCATTTGCCCGGGGACTTCCTGGCGGAATTTGATTTGGCAGTGAACAACGAGGCCAGCATGGAGGGTCTGGCGCCGGCAGAACCCACCAATTCAGATACGGAGGTAACCGACACGTTTGCCAGAACACTGCAGGTCTATCACAAGTACACGGGGAACATTTCGCGGGCGGCCAGAGAGCTGGCCATCAGCCGGAATACCCTCTACAAGCGCCTGCGGGAACTCGGGGTCCGGTGA
- the glpK gene encoding glycerol kinase GlpK, translating to MSQYILSIDQGTTSSRAILFDLQGNIHATRQQEFPQHFPASGWVEHDPGDIWSSVQRTCDAVMAEECGEGGEVVAVGITNQRETTVLWDRKTGEPVYNAIVWQDRRTASYCESLKSEGLEPWVSSKTGLLIDPYFSATKIRWILENVAGVRERAECGELAFGTIDSFLLWRLTGGREHRTDATNASRTLLFNIHTQQWDSELLELFGIPEVLLPEVMDSADQFGQITDGGALNGTSVLGVAGDQQAALFGQTCFQTGMAKSTYGTGCFLMLNTGDKALQSEHRLLTTVAYRVNGKPTYALEGSIFIAGATIQWLRDGLRLIRDACETEPLAEGTPVDHGVYLVPAFTGLGAPYWDPNARGAIFGLTRDTGIKEIVTAGLQSVCYQTKDLQKAMEKDGIRPVTLRVDGGMVANNWVLQFLADILGARVDRPSLVETTALGAAYLAGLEAGIYGSLEELAGLWRCDRSFEPVMTKGDRDQLYDGWMTAVLKL from the coding sequence ATGAGTCAGTACATTCTTTCCATTGATCAGGGAACCACCAGTTCCCGGGCCATACTCTTTGACCTGCAAGGCAACATCCACGCTACCCGACAGCAGGAATTTCCGCAGCACTTCCCGGCCAGCGGCTGGGTGGAGCATGATCCCGGAGATATCTGGTCATCGGTCCAGCGTACCTGTGACGCCGTGATGGCCGAAGAGTGCGGGGAGGGGGGTGAAGTGGTCGCTGTGGGTATTACCAATCAGCGTGAAACTACCGTTCTTTGGGACCGCAAAACCGGTGAGCCGGTGTATAACGCAATCGTGTGGCAGGACAGACGAACGGCCTCCTACTGCGAGTCCCTGAAAAGCGAGGGCCTGGAACCCTGGGTAAGCAGCAAGACCGGCTTGCTGATCGATCCGTATTTTTCCGCCACCAAGATCCGCTGGATCCTGGAAAACGTTGCCGGTGTCCGGGAGCGCGCGGAGTGCGGCGAGCTGGCCTTTGGCACCATCGACAGCTTCCTGCTCTGGCGACTGACCGGTGGACGGGAACACAGGACCGACGCTACCAATGCCAGCCGGACTCTGTTGTTCAATATTCACACTCAGCAATGGGATTCCGAATTGCTGGAACTGTTCGGAATCCCTGAGGTTCTGTTGCCTGAAGTCATGGATTCAGCGGACCAGTTCGGGCAGATCACTGACGGTGGTGCTCTCAATGGCACCTCGGTGCTCGGTGTTGCAGGTGATCAGCAGGCGGCGTTGTTTGGCCAGACCTGTTTCCAGACCGGTATGGCCAAAAGCACCTATGGCACGGGCTGTTTTCTGATGCTGAACACGGGTGACAAGGCCCTTCAATCGGAACACCGGTTGCTTACCACGGTGGCCTACCGTGTGAATGGCAAGCCCACCTACGCACTGGAAGGGAGTATTTTCATTGCCGGGGCCACAATCCAGTGGTTGCGGGATGGCTTGCGGTTGATCCGCGATGCCTGCGAAACCGAGCCGCTTGCAGAGGGAACCCCCGTGGATCACGGTGTATACCTGGTGCCGGCGTTTACCGGACTGGGCGCGCCCTATTGGGACCCGAATGCCCGGGGGGCCATTTTCGGGTTGACTAGGGACACCGGCATCAAGGAAATCGTGACCGCCGGCCTCCAGTCTGTGTGCTACCAGACCAAGGACCTGCAAAAAGCCATGGAAAAGGATGGTATACGACCAGTCACGCTGCGTGTGGATGGCGGCATGGTGGCGAACAACTGGGTTTTGCAGTTCCTGGCGGATATTCTCGGCGCGCGGGTTGACCGCCCTTCACTGGTCGAGACCACGGCGCTGGGTGCTGCCTATCTGGCGGGCCTCGAGGCGGGAATCTACGGCTCTCTGGAGGAGTTGGCGGGGTTGTGGCGCTGTGACCGGAGCTTTGAGCCGGTGATGACAAAAGGGGATCGGGACCAGCTTTACGATGGCTGGATGACGGCGGTGCTGAAACTTTGA
- a CDS encoding DeoR/GlpR family transcriptional regulator encodes MAQRRRQDLIMELIQQNGFVTTEQLVDQFRVTPQTIRRDLNELAKQKKLRRHHGGAGIDSSTVNTAYQARKIMDLEAKERIAEALVEMIPDNSSIFINIGTTTETIAKALLEKNNLQIVTNNLHVASILSAKEDFHVIIAGGEVRNRDGGIVGEATRDFINQFKMDFGVIGISGIHNDGSLLDFDYREVRVAQAIIENSNQVLLAADHSKFGRNAMVRLGSITQADHVFTNQQPPVEIRQLLSEHNVELHLV; translated from the coding sequence ATGGCACAGCGTCGCCGACAGGATCTGATCATGGAGCTGATCCAGCAGAACGGTTTCGTGACAACCGAGCAGCTGGTTGACCAGTTCAGGGTAACGCCCCAGACCATCCGCCGTGATCTGAACGAACTCGCGAAACAGAAGAAGCTCCGCAGGCATCACGGAGGCGCCGGTATTGACTCCAGCACGGTCAACACCGCGTACCAGGCTCGCAAGATCATGGACCTGGAAGCCAAGGAGCGCATCGCCGAAGCGCTGGTCGAGATGATTCCGGACAACTCCTCCATATTCATCAACATTGGCACCACCACCGAAACCATCGCCAAGGCACTGCTGGAAAAGAACAATCTGCAGATTGTCACCAATAACCTCCATGTCGCTTCCATTCTCTCGGCAAAAGAGGATTTTCACGTGATCATTGCCGGGGGCGAGGTTCGAAACCGGGATGGCGGCATTGTCGGCGAGGCCACCCGCGACTTCATCAATCAGTTCAAGATGGATTTCGGCGTCATTGGGATCAGCGGCATCCATAACGACGGTTCGCTGCTGGATTTTGATTACCGCGAAGTCCGGGTCGCCCAGGCCATTATCGAAAACTCCAATCAGGTTCTGCTCGCGGCTGACCACTCCAAGTTTGGCCGCAACGCCATGGTTCGCCTCGGTAGCATTACCCAGGCGGACCACGTGTTTACTAATCAGCAGCCTCCGGTCGAAATCCGCCAGCTTCTTAGCGAGCACAACGTCGAACTTCACCTCGTCTGA
- the glpD gene encoding glycerol-3-phosphate dehydrogenase, translating to MTMEHEQFDVVVVGGGVNGTGIAMDAAGRGLKVLLCEMNDLASATSSSSSKLIHGGLRYLEHYEFRLVREALAERESLLRNSPHIMWPMRFRLPHRPHLRPAWMIRTGLFLYDHLAKREILPGSRSIRFTESDPLKPDITKGFEYSDGWVDDARLVVLTAKKAQQFGARIMTRTKCVRAERNAKDWTVTLRDMTNETETTVSARAIVNASGPWVSRLFGETLSMPAPKSIRMVKGSHIVVPRLNRGTEAYILQNEDERIVFVIPYEDEFSLVGTTDVDYEGDPKKAKISPEETDYLLNIVNSHFKRQLEPADVVWSYSGVRPLMDGEEENAQKASRDYSFEVSSEKNKAPIISVFGGKITTYRKLAEAATDKLCQFFPEAGGKWTKTAVLPGGDFDNHASLEQKLSHDCPWLSEKVISRYVRTYGMTSYDILKDCGSMEDLGFHFAGTLYEREVLHLMKNEWALTSEDILWRRTKQGLYATDSDVEALDRFLMNTAIPETRKTSLHHSA from the coding sequence ATGACTATGGAGCACGAACAGTTTGATGTTGTTGTCGTTGGCGGCGGAGTCAACGGCACCGGCATTGCCATGGATGCAGCAGGCCGGGGATTGAAAGTCCTGCTTTGTGAAATGAACGATCTGGCATCCGCCACCTCTTCCAGCAGCAGCAAGCTGATACACGGTGGACTCAGATATCTTGAGCACTATGAATTCCGGTTGGTCAGGGAAGCCCTGGCCGAACGAGAGTCGCTGCTCCGCAATTCGCCACACATCATGTGGCCCATGCGCTTCCGCCTGCCCCACCGCCCTCACCTTCGCCCTGCCTGGATGATCCGGACCGGCCTGTTTCTTTATGACCATTTGGCAAAACGGGAAATCCTGCCGGGATCCCGTTCAATCCGCTTTACTGAGAGCGATCCACTGAAGCCCGACATTACCAAAGGCTTTGAGTATTCCGATGGCTGGGTCGACGACGCTCGTCTGGTGGTACTGACTGCGAAAAAAGCCCAGCAATTCGGCGCGCGGATCATGACCAGGACCAAGTGCGTCAGAGCCGAACGTAACGCGAAGGACTGGACGGTGACACTCCGTGACATGACCAACGAAACCGAAACAACGGTTTCGGCCAGAGCAATCGTGAACGCCTCAGGCCCTTGGGTGAGCAGACTGTTTGGCGAGACCCTCTCCATGCCAGCGCCGAAATCAATTCGTATGGTCAAGGGCAGTCATATCGTGGTACCGAGACTGAACAGGGGCACCGAAGCCTACATCCTTCAAAACGAAGACGAGCGCATTGTCTTCGTGATTCCCTACGAAGATGAGTTCTCTCTGGTGGGCACCACCGACGTGGATTACGAAGGGGATCCGAAGAAAGCGAAAATCTCACCAGAAGAAACCGACTACCTGCTGAACATAGTGAACTCCCACTTCAAGCGCCAGCTTGAACCGGCGGATGTAGTCTGGTCCTACTCAGGGGTTCGTCCGCTGATGGACGGCGAGGAGGAAAACGCGCAGAAGGCATCCCGGGACTACTCCTTTGAAGTGAGCAGCGAAAAAAACAAGGCTCCCATTATTTCGGTTTTCGGGGGCAAGATTACCACTTACCGAAAACTGGCCGAAGCGGCAACCGACAAGCTGTGCCAGTTCTTTCCCGAGGCGGGAGGCAAGTGGACCAAGACCGCGGTGCTGCCCGGTGGCGATTTTGACAACCATGCATCGCTTGAGCAGAAGCTCAGTCACGATTGTCCATGGCTCTCGGAGAAGGTCATCAGCCGCTATGTTCGCACTTACGGTATGACCTCCTATGACATCCTCAAGGATTGCGGCTCGATGGAAGACCTGGGGTTTCATTTCGCAGGCACGTTGTATGAAAGGGAAGTGCTTCACTTGATGAAAAATGAGTGGGCATTGACCTCTGAAGACATTCTCTGGCGCCGGACCAAGCAAGGTCTCTATGCAACAGACAGCGACGTTGAGGCCCTGGACCGGTTTCTCATGAACACCGCAATCCCCGAAACTCGCAAGACCTCTCTCCACCACAGCGCCTGA
- a CDS encoding porin: MIENNNVLMSFNNRSFRKAPLAVALSLLTAGVASPAFAEVSFESDSGWKFGINGHIPVFALMSDNDNLEEDAFRITTGFNPATAQFNVYAPTQYGLNVSGHFQLNSHLSGADGVQNSGFGRVDFGRVSGVESRVAEFAVSGGFGVVNIGKGYGIFGVPAIGDTGSAKGMGLFAPNNGDSTAGRIGNGYFYANFNPRVMYTSPTMSGLTFKVGLFQPEKPKSGVIDFPGAADPAAAAEATNASVGTESPRIEANVVWSGDMVTLWSSGFSQSVSVKDPAVEDFTMTGVDFGGALSLGDLGVRANYAMTQGTGNFVVGGHGVVGGSQEEDADQWYVETTYDINRTTLGASYGEGSDDLSDEDTELTMLFARYRATDALTVMAEIQDYASSTPNSDYSAFILGSQFTF; encoded by the coding sequence ATGATCGAAAACAACAACGTTTTAATGTCGTTCAACAACCGTTCATTCCGGAAAGCCCCTCTGGCTGTCGCACTGTCGCTGCTGACAGCCGGCGTCGCCTCGCCGGCCTTTGCTGAGGTTTCTTTTGAGTCAGACAGTGGTTGGAAATTCGGTATCAATGGCCACATTCCGGTTTTCGCACTGATGAGCGATAACGATAATCTTGAAGAGGATGCCTTCCGGATTACCACCGGGTTCAACCCTGCGACCGCCCAGTTCAACGTGTATGCCCCCACTCAGTACGGTCTCAATGTGTCGGGTCACTTCCAACTGAACAGCCACTTGTCCGGGGCAGATGGGGTGCAGAATTCGGGGTTTGGCCGGGTGGATTTCGGGAGAGTGTCAGGTGTCGAAAGTCGTGTCGCGGAATTTGCGGTCTCCGGCGGTTTTGGCGTAGTTAATATTGGCAAGGGCTACGGCATTTTTGGGGTGCCGGCCATCGGTGATACTGGCAGTGCGAAAGGTATGGGGTTATTTGCTCCGAACAATGGCGATTCGACGGCGGGTAGAATTGGCAACGGCTATTTCTATGCCAACTTCAACCCACGCGTTATGTACACGTCGCCGACCATGAGCGGCCTTACCTTCAAGGTCGGTCTTTTTCAGCCGGAAAAACCTAAGTCGGGAGTCATTGATTTTCCGGGTGCTGCAGATCCCGCCGCCGCTGCGGAGGCTACCAATGCCTCGGTAGGAACGGAAAGCCCACGTATTGAAGCCAACGTTGTCTGGTCTGGCGACATGGTCACCCTCTGGTCCAGTGGTTTCAGTCAGTCCGTGAGTGTGAAGGACCCCGCGGTGGAAGATTTCACCATGACCGGTGTCGATTTTGGTGGCGCACTGTCCCTGGGTGATCTGGGCGTGCGGGCAAACTATGCGATGACTCAGGGCACCGGTAATTTTGTTGTGGGCGGCCATGGAGTTGTCGGAGGCTCCCAGGAAGAGGATGCGGACCAGTGGTATGTTGAGACCACCTACGACATTAACCGCACAACACTGGGCGCGAGCTACGGTGAAGGTTCGGATGACCTGTCGGACGAGGACACTGAACTGACCATGCTGTTTGCCCGCTACCGTGCGACCGACGCCTTAACTGTGATGGCTGAAATCCAGGACTACGCCAGCAGCACGCCCAACAGTGACTACAGCGCTTTTATTCTGGGTTCCCAGTTCACTTTCTGA
- a CDS encoding uracil-DNA glycosylase family protein, whose translation MSDNLSQLSFDNLVRRVRACTICQEALPHKPRPVIQISESARILVVGQAPGRRVHETGLPFNDPSGDRLRQWMGVTRDTFYDEQKLAILPMGFCYPGTGKSGDLPPRPECAPAWREALLDRLPDIGLTLVIGQYAHAWHLANSRKSVTANVQHWREYWPGVLPMPHPSPRNNLWLRRNPWFESEVVPELQRRVARLLEPGPATSQLP comes from the coding sequence ATGAGTGACAATCTCTCACAACTTTCCTTTGATAATCTGGTGCGCCGGGTGAGGGCCTGTACGATTTGCCAAGAGGCCCTGCCGCACAAGCCGAGACCCGTGATCCAGATATCCGAATCGGCGCGCATCCTGGTGGTCGGTCAGGCGCCAGGGCGGCGCGTGCATGAAACCGGGCTGCCGTTCAACGACCCCAGCGGAGATCGGCTCCGGCAATGGATGGGAGTTACACGGGATACCTTCTATGACGAGCAGAAGCTCGCAATCCTGCCCATGGGGTTCTGCTATCCGGGTACCGGCAAGTCCGGGGACCTTCCCCCGCGGCCTGAATGCGCGCCCGCCTGGCGTGAGGCTCTTCTGGACCGTCTGCCGGACATCGGGTTGACTCTGGTCATCGGCCAATACGCCCATGCCTGGCATCTGGCCAACAGCCGGAAATCCGTAACCGCCAACGTTCAGCACTGGCGGGAGTATTGGCCCGGGGTTCTGCCCATGCCTCACCCCAGCCCACGAAACAACCTCTGGCTGCGTCGTAATCCCTGGTTCGAAAGCGAGGTCGTGCCCGAGCTGCAACGGCGGGTTGCCCGGCTTCTTGAGCCTGGGCCGGCCACCAGTCAGCTCCCTTGA
- a CDS encoding glucokinase: MTTARYSLVGDIGGTNARFALVGPGSVQPYAVEILSCGDYNNLDDAVRDYLARVGVSEVGEVCLAVASPVRGTQVRMTNNHWRFDTEEVRQQFGWSAFKVINDFTAMALGVPHVAGDQLVHVCGGPGDSRRPRLVMGPGTGLGVSGLVPIRQGWVPLMTEGGHVDFAPTDDTEMAVLRILKARFGRVSVERILCGQGLLNLYQAHAEIQGVAAPLDAPEKITAAAVDNADNLARHTLRHFCEILGRVAGNGVLTLGSTGGVYLCGGILPRFLDFFLESPFRNGFEDKGRMRPLLEFTPVYVVTEPYTGLLGAAEALGNPEV, from the coding sequence ATGACAACAGCACGTTATTCACTGGTTGGTGATATCGGTGGCACCAATGCGCGTTTTGCCCTGGTAGGGCCGGGCAGCGTTCAGCCGTACGCTGTCGAAATCCTGTCCTGTGGAGATTACAACAACCTTGATGACGCGGTTCGCGATTACCTGGCCCGCGTGGGGGTCTCCGAAGTCGGGGAGGTCTGCCTGGCGGTGGCATCGCCGGTGCGTGGAACCCAGGTGCGGATGACCAACAATCACTGGCGCTTTGATACCGAAGAAGTCCGGCAACAGTTTGGCTGGTCGGCGTTCAAGGTGATCAACGATTTTACCGCCATGGCGCTGGGTGTTCCCCATGTTGCGGGTGATCAACTGGTTCATGTTTGTGGCGGTCCGGGTGACAGCCGTCGCCCCAGGCTCGTTATGGGGCCTGGAACCGGGCTCGGGGTTTCCGGGCTGGTGCCGATCAGGCAGGGTTGGGTGCCGTTGATGACCGAAGGCGGGCACGTGGATTTTGCGCCAACGGACGATACCGAGATGGCGGTTCTGCGTATCCTGAAGGCCCGCTTCGGGCGGGTTTCGGTAGAGCGGATTCTGTGTGGTCAGGGCCTGCTGAATCTGTATCAGGCCCATGCTGAAATACAGGGTGTGGCTGCGCCGCTGGATGCACCCGAGAAAATCACCGCAGCTGCTGTTGATAATGCCGATAACCTGGCTCGCCACACTCTGCGTCATTTCTGCGAGATTCTGGGCCGGGTTGCCGGCAATGGTGTCCTCACCCTCGGAAGTACCGGCGGCGTTTACCTGTGTGGTGGCATCTTGCCGCGATTTCTCGATTTCTTTCTGGAGAGTCCGTTCCGCAACGGCTTTGAGGACAAGGGCAGGATGCGGCCGCTGCTGGAATTCACGCCGGTTTACGTGGTAACGGAGCCCTACACCGGGCTGCTGGGAGCTGCCGAGGCGCTGGGCAATCCGGAGGTTTGA
- the edd gene encoding phosphogluconate dehydratase, which translates to MHPTVDKVTQRIIERSRATRQDYLSRMNALKAQSPHRSSLSCGNLAHGFAACNQGDKDALKFMNRANVAVVTAYNDMLSAHQPYERFPDLIREAARGMGSVAQVAGGTPAMCDGVTQGQPGMELSLFSRDTIAMSAAVALSHNMFDATLLLGICDKIVPGLLIGSLSFGYLPTILVPAGPMPSGLSNKEKQRIRQLYAEGKVGKEELLEAESKSYHSPGTCTFYGTANSNQLLVEVMGLHLPGAAFVNPNTPLRDQLTRAATEQVIKLSKPHGGELGLGDMVDEKSIVNALVALLVTGGSTNHTIHWIAIARAAGIIIDWNDYAELSSVVPSMTRIYPNGQEDVNAFHEAGGTPFLIRELLSGGYLHNDVNTVIGYGLERYTEMPELVDEKLVWKPAPEKSLRPDVLSPVAEPFAPDGGLRVLDGNLGRGVIKVSAVAPEHRKVEAPAVVFNDQNELKAAFEGGDLDRDCIVIVRFQGPKSNGMPELHKLTPYLGVLQDRGFRVALVTDGRMSGASGKVPAAIHVYPEALDGGPLAKVKNGDPICLDAEKGVLAIRVDEQDFAGRESEKADLTGYHHGYGRELFGWLRRAAGNPEEGASFFWNHEA; encoded by the coding sequence ATGCACCCGACCGTCGACAAGGTTACACAGCGAATTATCGAGCGCAGTCGTGCCACCCGGCAGGACTATCTCAGCCGGATGAATGCATTGAAGGCACAGTCGCCGCACCGCAGCTCCCTGTCCTGCGGTAATCTGGCCCACGGCTTTGCGGCCTGTAACCAGGGCGATAAAGACGCACTGAAGTTCATGAACAGGGCCAACGTGGCCGTGGTGACGGCCTACAACGATATGCTTTCGGCCCACCAACCCTATGAAAGGTTCCCGGACCTGATCAGGGAAGCGGCCCGGGGCATGGGCTCGGTGGCCCAGGTTGCCGGTGGCACACCGGCCATGTGCGATGGCGTGACCCAGGGTCAGCCGGGCATGGAACTGAGCCTGTTTTCCCGGGACACCATCGCCATGAGCGCGGCTGTGGCGCTGAGCCACAATATGTTTGATGCGACCCTACTGCTGGGGATCTGCGACAAAATTGTTCCGGGCCTTCTGATAGGCTCTCTCAGCTTCGGTTACCTGCCCACCATCCTGGTTCCGGCAGGCCCGATGCCCTCGGGACTGTCGAACAAGGAAAAGCAGCGGATCCGTCAGCTCTACGCCGAGGGCAAGGTTGGTAAGGAGGAACTGCTTGAGGCGGAGAGCAAGTCCTATCACAGCCCTGGCACCTGTACGTTTTATGGCACCGCCAACAGCAACCAGTTGCTCGTGGAGGTCATGGGGCTGCACCTGCCCGGGGCGGCGTTCGTGAACCCGAACACGCCGCTGCGCGACCAGCTCACACGGGCGGCAACCGAGCAGGTGATCAAGCTGTCGAAGCCTCATGGCGGCGAACTGGGTCTGGGCGACATGGTGGATGAAAAGAGCATCGTCAACGCCCTGGTGGCGCTGCTGGTAACCGGTGGCTCCACCAACCACACCATCCACTGGATCGCCATTGCCCGTGCGGCGGGGATCATCATCGACTGGAACGACTATGCCGAGCTTTCCTCCGTGGTTCCGTCCATGACCCGGATCTACCCCAATGGGCAGGAAGATGTGAACGCCTTCCACGAGGCCGGCGGCACCCCGTTCCTGATCAGGGAGCTGCTGAGCGGCGGCTACCTGCACAATGACGTGAACACTGTGATTGGCTATGGTCTGGAGCGCTACACCGAGATGCCGGAGTTGGTGGATGAGAAGCTGGTGTGGAAGCCGGCGCCGGAAAAAAGCCTGCGTCCGGATGTCCTCAGCCCGGTGGCGGAGCCGTTCGCACCGGATGGCGGGCTCAGGGTGCTTGATGGCAATCTGGGCCGGGGCGTGATCAAGGTATCAGCCGTTGCCCCCGAACACCGGAAGGTGGAAGCGCCGGCCGTGGTCTTTAATGACCAGAACGAACTCAAGGCGGCGTTTGAAGGCGGCGATCTGGACAGGGACTGCATTGTGATCGTGCGTTTCCAGGGCCCGAAGAGTAATGGCATGCCGGAGTTGCACAAACTCACGCCCTATCTCGGCGTGTTGCAGGACCGCGGGTTCAGGGTGGCCCTGGTGACCGATGGCCGTATGTCCGGCGCGTCCGGCAAGGTACCCGCGGCGATCCATGTTTACCCGGAGGCACTGGATGGTGGTCCCCTGGCCAAGGTCAAAAACGGTGATCCGATCTGCCTGGATGCCGAAAAGGGCGTTCTTGCCATCCGGGTGGATGAACAGGACTTTGCCGGCCGGGAATCTGAAAAAGCGGACCTGACCGGGTATCATCACGGTTACGGTCGGGAGTTGTTTGGCTGGCTGCGTCGCGCTGCCGGCAATCCCGAGGAAGGGGCCAGTTTTTTCTGGAATCACGAGGCATGA